Proteins encoded in a region of the Planococcus citri chromosome 1, ihPlaCitr1.1, whole genome shotgun sequence genome:
- the LOC135831389 gene encoding GTPase HRas, with protein MTEYKLVVVGAGGVGKSALTIQLIQNHFVDEYDPTIEDSYRKQVVIDAETCLLDILDTAGQEEYSAMRDQYMRTGEGFLLVFAVNNAKSFEDIHTYREQIKRVKDAEEVPMVLVGNKCDLPQWTVKMTEAKELAAQFKIPCIETSAKTRMGVDDAFYTLVREIRKDKELRNKKPGHKKPKWLSKCSLL; from the coding sequence ATGACGGAGTACAAATTGGTGGTTGTCGGCGCCGGAGGCGTCGGCAAAAGTGCCCTGACTATTCAGCTCATCCAGAATCATTTCGTCGATGAGTACGACCCGACGATTGAGGACTCCTACCGCAAACAGGTAGTGATCGATGCTGAAACCTGTCTACTAGATATCTTGGACACTGCTGGTCAAGAAGAATATTCAGCGATGCGAGATCAGTACATGAGAACTGGCGAAGGTTTTCTGCTAGTGTTTGCGGTGAATAACGCAAAGTCGTTTGAAGACATCCATACGTATCGTGAGCAGATAAAACGTGTCAAAGATGCGGAAGAAGTGCCGATGGTTTTAGTAGGCAATAAATGCGATTTACCTCAATGGACTGTCAAAATGACCGAAGCGAAGGAACTCGCCGCCCAATTTAAAATTCCCTGCATAGAAACGTCAGCTAAGACTAGAATGGGTGTTGATGATGCTTTTTACACCTTAGTTCGTGAAATTCGAAAGGATAAAGAATTGAGAAATAAGAAACCAGGACATAAGAAACCTAAATGGCTATCGAAATGCTCATTGCTGTGA
- the LOC135831390 gene encoding GTPase HRas-like produces the protein MTEYKLVVVGAGGVGKSALTIQLIQNHFVDEYDPTIEDSYRKQVVIDGETCLLDILDTAGQEEYSAMRDQYMRTGEGFLLVFAVNNAKSFEDISTYREQIKRVKDAEEVPMVLVGNKCDLQQWTVQMSDARELARQYGIPCVETSAKTRMGVDDAFYTLVREIRKDKEKNVKQKRRQHRKLLRCVLL, from the coding sequence ATGACGGAATACAAACTAGTTGTCGTAGGAGCAGGAGGAGTAGGTAAGAGTGCTCTGACCATTCAGCTTATACAGAATCATTTTGTCGATGAATACGATCCAACGATCGAAGATAGCTATAGAAAACAGGTCGTCATCGATGGCGAAACCTGCCTGTTGGATATTTTAGACACCGCTGGTCAAGAAGAATACTCGGCCATGCGTGACCAATACATGAGAACCGGAGAAGGTTTCCTCCTAGTATTCGCAGTCAACAATGCGAAATCTTTCGAGGATATATCGACCTACCGCGAACAAATCAAGCGGGTCAAAGATGCCGAAGAAGTGCCAATGGTGCTGGTTGGGAATAAGTGCGACCTGCAACAATGGACTGTTCAAATGAGCGATGCCAGAGAGTTGGCTAGACAGTATGGCATTCCGTGTGTAGAAACATCTGCGAAAACGCGGATGGGTGTAGACGACGCATTTTACACATTAGTGCGGGAAATTCGTAAAGATAAGGAGAAAAACGTTAAACAAAAACGTAGACAGCATCGTAAATTACTACGATGTGTTTTATTATAG